One window of the Thermomicrobiales bacterium genome contains the following:
- a CDS encoding TerC family protein translates to MAESIGSPWLWAGFTAFVLLLLTLDLGIFHRRPHAIGAREAALWTAGWVALAAVFNVGVYLVAGSERGLEFTAGYLVELALSVDNMFVFALIFGWFVVPKAYQHRVLFWGILGALVMRAVFILLGSALLQSFHWIIYIFGAFLIYTGFKILRERETQMDLEMNLALRLLRRLMPVTNEYHGQRFTIVEAGKRIATPLMAVLVLIEATDLVFALDSVPAIFAITDDPFIVYTSNVFAILGLRSLYFLLAGIMDSFRYLKVGLGAVLMFVGAKMALSDVYHMPIGLSLGVIVALIGGSVVLSLLRPAGVRPAPAGSLGDPRSDD, encoded by the coding sequence GCCGTGGCTCTGGGCAGGATTCACTGCCTTCGTCCTGTTGCTGCTGACGCTCGATCTGGGGATCTTCCATCGCCGGCCACACGCAATCGGCGCGCGAGAGGCTGCGCTCTGGACGGCCGGTTGGGTTGCGTTGGCTGCCGTCTTCAATGTCGGGGTCTACCTGGTGGCCGGCTCCGAGCGGGGGCTGGAGTTCACGGCCGGCTACCTGGTAGAGCTGGCGCTCAGTGTCGACAACATGTTCGTCTTCGCGCTGATCTTCGGCTGGTTCGTTGTGCCGAAGGCCTACCAGCACCGGGTGCTGTTCTGGGGCATCCTCGGCGCGCTGGTGATGCGGGCAGTCTTCATCCTGCTTGGCTCGGCGCTGCTGCAGTCGTTCCACTGGATCATCTATATCTTCGGCGCGTTTCTGATCTACACGGGATTCAAGATCCTGCGTGAGCGTGAAACGCAGATGGATCTCGAAATGAACCTGGCGCTACGGCTGTTGCGCCGGCTGATGCCGGTAACGAACGAGTACCATGGCCAGCGCTTCACAATCGTCGAGGCGGGCAAGCGGATCGCGACACCGCTCATGGCGGTCCTGGTGCTGATCGAGGCGACCGACCTCGTCTTCGCGCTCGATTCGGTCCCAGCGATCTTCGCGATCACCGACGACCCATTCATCGTCTACACCTCCAACGTGTTCGCAATCCTCGGGCTGCGCTCGCTCTACTTCCTGCTTGCCGGGATCATGGATTCGTTCCGCTACCTGAAGGTCGGGCTCGGCGCGGTGTTGATGTTCGTCGGCGCGAAGATGGCGCTGTCCGACGTCTACCACATGCCGATCGGTCTCTCATTGGGCGTCATCGTCGCGCTGATCGGCGGGTCGGTCGTGCTCTCGCTGCTGCGGCCGGCCGGGGTCCGCCCCGCGCCCGCGGGCTCGCTTGGCGACCCGCGGAGTGACGACTAG
- a CDS encoding zf-TFIIB domain-containing protein: MSVPGLSCPKCQSPMRVYERSGVTVDRCTECGGIFLDRGELDHLIRMEGEYTERQFAQASRYRDDNDDDDYKRRGSGDDTYREGGYRKKKRKNFLEDLFDFG, translated from the coding sequence ATGTCAGTTCCAGGTCTGTCGTGCCCCAAGTGTCAGTCGCCGATGCGCGTCTACGAGCGCAGCGGCGTGACTGTCGACCGCTGCACCGAGTGCGGCGGCATCTTCCTCGACCGGGGCGAGCTCGACCACCTCATCCGGATGGAGGGTGAGTACACCGAACGGCAGTTTGCCCAAGCGTCCCGTTACCGCGACGACAACGACGATGATGACTACAAGCGCCGCGGCTCTGGTGACGATACCTATCGCGAAGGCGGCTACCGGAAGAAGAAACGTAAGAACTTCCTCGAAGACCTGTTCGACTTTGGGTAG
- a CDS encoding FGGY-family carbohydrate kinase: MAGPLAIGIDVGTTGLKVVALDPRHGVVAQTHRHHTLRSPRSGWAEEDPAEWWATTCDAVRELVGQLPVGSIAAVGVTGMVPAMVLLDGDGRVLRPAILMNDARASAEVEELRAAVDPDEFFARTGGTPNQQNIEPRWRWLAKHEPEVVEKTAYLCGSYDYITHLLTGVWSLERNWAVESGLYDIRQHEWIAPWLDRAGIRAGTLPPVRRPSDIVGQVTEEAAGATSLPAGAPVVAGSADHVAAALAAGLAERGDTLLKFGGGGDILYCADDPTPDRRFYFDEHDVPGLYLINGCMAASGSLVKWFAAELAGGAPLSELDREAANVPAGAGGIVALPYALGEKTPIFDPLARAVFAGVMLHHTRAHLYRAVLEAVCYGFQHHLDLLAEAGRPIRRVLATDGGSRSDLWMQIAADITGRRVEVVAGEAGSALGAAFVAGIGVGLFERWGEVTRFAEVRRAFEPDPANATIYRAGYSAYRELYARLSSLFPTLQRIEADRG, from the coding sequence ATGGCCGGGCCGCTCGCCATCGGCATCGATGTCGGAACGACCGGGCTGAAGGTAGTCGCGCTCGACCCGCGACACGGCGTCGTTGCCCAAACGCACCGCCACCACACGCTGCGGTCGCCGCGCTCTGGCTGGGCTGAAGAGGATCCTGCCGAGTGGTGGGCGACGACCTGCGACGCCGTCCGCGAGCTGGTCGGGCAGCTGCCGGTCGGGTCGATCGCGGCGGTCGGCGTCACCGGGATGGTTCCGGCGATGGTGCTGCTCGACGGGGACGGTCGGGTGCTGCGGCCGGCGATCCTGATGAACGACGCCCGCGCATCCGCAGAGGTCGAGGAACTCCGCGCCGCCGTCGACCCCGACGAGTTCTTCGCCCGGACCGGCGGCACGCCCAACCAGCAGAACATTGAGCCGCGCTGGCGCTGGCTGGCGAAACACGAGCCGGAGGTCGTCGAGAAGACCGCGTATCTCTGTGGATCGTATGACTACATCACCCACCTGCTGACCGGGGTGTGGTCGCTGGAGCGCAACTGGGCGGTCGAGAGCGGGCTGTACGACATCCGGCAGCACGAGTGGATCGCGCCGTGGCTGGACCGCGCAGGAATACGAGCGGGGACGCTGCCGCCGGTCCGTCGCCCGAGCGATATCGTCGGGCAGGTGACGGAGGAGGCAGCCGGGGCGACCAGCCTGCCGGCTGGCGCGCCAGTCGTGGCCGGCAGTGCCGACCATGTCGCGGCGGCGCTGGCGGCGGGCCTCGCCGAACGCGGCGACACGCTGCTGAAGTTCGGCGGCGGGGGCGACATCCTGTATTGCGCCGATGACCCGACGCCGGACCGGCGCTTCTACTTCGACGAGCACGACGTGCCGGGGCTTTATCTGATCAACGGCTGCATGGCGGCAAGCGGCTCGCTGGTGAAGTGGTTCGCCGCCGAGCTGGCCGGCGGCGCGCCGCTGTCGGAGCTCGACCGCGAGGCGGCGAACGTCCCGGCCGGGGCCGGCGGGATCGTCGCGCTGCCCTACGCGCTGGGCGAGAAGACGCCGATCTTCGACCCGCTCGCCCGCGCCGTCTTCGCCGGAGTGATGCTGCACCATACCCGCGCGCATCTCTATCGCGCCGTGCTGGAGGCGGTCTGCTACGGCTTCCAGCACCACCTCGACCTGCTGGCGGAGGCTGGGCGGCCGATCCGGCGAGTGCTGGCGACCGACGGCGGCAGCCGCAGCGACCTGTGGATGCAGATCGCCGCCGACATCACCGGCCGGCGCGTCGAGGTCGTCGCTGGCGAGGCAGGCTCGGCGCTCGGCGCGGCGTTCGTCGCCGGCATCGGCGTGGGTCTGTTCGAGCGTTGGGGCGAGGTCACGCGTTTTGCGGAGGTTCGTCGAGCCTTCGAGCCGGACCCAGCCAACGCCACGATCTACCGGGCCGGCTACTCCGCCTATCGTGAGCTCTACGCCCGCCTCTCCTCGCTCTTCCCAACGCTTCAGCGGATCGAGGCCGACCGAGGGTGA
- a CDS encoding BtpA/SgcQ family protein: MSNPSVLEQLFGRPKPVIAMMHLLPLPGRPLYDRSGGMNAIVEALHRDLEALQAGGVDGLLFCNEGDRPYPLHTDRGPIAAMAAAIGELRPHIRVPYGVDLLWDPEAAIAVAQATRACFAREVFTGVYDSDMGLWQPNAGAALDYRDHLGASNIRLFFNIEPEFARPLAQRPIGALAKSVVTSSLADAILISGPMAGEAADVTHIYEAKQAVPDTPVLANTGVRIETVAATLGVADGVIVGTGMKRDGYTWNPVDPERVLRFMDAASAARDRAG, encoded by the coding sequence GTGAGTAATCCGTCGGTCCTGGAACAGCTCTTCGGCCGGCCGAAGCCGGTGATCGCGATGATGCACCTGCTGCCGTTGCCGGGGCGGCCGCTCTACGACCGCAGCGGGGGGATGAACGCGATCGTCGAGGCGCTCCATCGCGACCTCGAAGCGCTGCAGGCCGGCGGCGTCGATGGGCTGCTGTTCTGCAACGAGGGCGACCGGCCGTATCCGCTGCACACCGATCGCGGGCCGATCGCGGCGATGGCGGCGGCGATCGGCGAGCTGCGGCCGCATATCCGCGTGCCCTACGGCGTCGATCTGCTCTGGGATCCCGAGGCGGCGATTGCCGTCGCCCAGGCGACGCGTGCCTGCTTCGCCCGCGAGGTATTCACCGGCGTCTATGACAGCGACATGGGCCTCTGGCAGCCCAATGCCGGGGCGGCGCTCGACTATCGCGACCACCTCGGCGCGAGCAATATCCGACTGTTCTTCAACATCGAGCCGGAGTTCGCCCGTCCGCTCGCGCAGCGGCCGATCGGCGCGCTGGCGAAGAGCGTCGTCACCTCGTCGCTGGCCGACGCGATCCTGATCTCGGGCCCGATGGCCGGCGAGGCGGCCGACGTCACACACATCTACGAGGCAAAGCAGGCCGTGCCGGACACGCCGGTGCTGGCCAACACCGGCGTCCGGATAGAGACAGTTGCCGCGACACTCGGTGTCGCCGACGGCGTCATCGTCGGCACCGGGATGAAGCGCGACGGCTATACATGGAACCCGGTCGACCCCGAGCGCGTCCTGCGCTTCATGGATGCGGCATCCGCAGCTCGCGACCGAGCCGGCTGA
- a CDS encoding SDR family oxidoreductase encodes MELGLQGKVAMVGGGSRGLGFNVARLLAAEGVSVSIASHDEAAIAAAGQQIEQEFGGQVLAIKADARNGDDIARWQQATFERFGGVDLLFTNTGGPPPGVFLQFDDAAWQQAFDLLVLSVIRMVRGVVPSMRERGGGSIVMSTSSSVKEPIPNLTLSTVMRASVSALAKSLANELAADNIRVNQIVPGRILTARIQQLDEANAAKSGRPIEEVRRESELAIPMGRLGTPEEYARGAVYLFSDAASYVTGATLQVDGGAMRAVV; translated from the coding sequence ATGGAGCTCGGGCTACAGGGCAAGGTGGCGATGGTCGGCGGGGGGAGCCGGGGGCTGGGGTTCAACGTCGCCCGGCTGCTGGCAGCCGAGGGGGTGAGCGTTTCGATTGCCTCGCACGACGAGGCGGCGATCGCGGCGGCGGGGCAGCAGATCGAGCAGGAGTTCGGCGGGCAGGTGCTCGCGATCAAGGCGGACGCCCGCAACGGCGACGATATCGCCCGCTGGCAGCAGGCGACGTTCGAGCGCTTCGGCGGGGTCGATCTGCTGTTCACCAACACCGGCGGGCCGCCTCCCGGTGTCTTCCTGCAGTTCGACGACGCCGCCTGGCAGCAGGCGTTCGATCTGCTGGTCCTCAGTGTCATCCGCATGGTCCGCGGGGTCGTGCCGTCGATGCGCGAGCGCGGCGGTGGGTCGATCGTGATGTCGACGTCCTCGTCAGTGAAGGAGCCGATCCCCAACCTGACGCTATCGACGGTCATGCGCGCCTCGGTCTCGGCGCTGGCGAAGTCGCTGGCCAACGAGCTGGCGGCCGACAACATCCGGGTCAACCAGATCGTGCCGGGCCGCATCCTGACCGCGCGGATCCAGCAGCTCGACGAGGCGAACGCGGCGAAGTCCGGCCGGCCGATCGAGGAGGTTCGCCGGGAATCCGAGCTGGCGATCCCGATGGGTCGCCTCGGCACGCCGGAGGAGTACGCTCGCGGGGCGGTCTACCTCTTCTCCGACGCCGCGTCCTACGTCACCGGCGCGACCCTGCAGGTCGACGGCGGCGCGATGCGGGCGGTTGTTTAA
- a CDS encoding ATP-binding protein, whose translation MNIDDINGFIERGESTDLELKKSTGQRTEAAKTVCAMLNGIGGFVVFGITPDRNIIGQSVSEKTLEDLYHELQRIEPPAFPQIDIVPLPNGQKVIILTVAGGAGSELYTYDGRPYHRQGPTTSRMPRQQYDRLLIERMHASHRWENQPATGISSDDLDPEEILRTIEEAIRRGRMEDPGTRDLSEILMGLGLIHDGELLNAAVVLFGRSDRLLPLYPQCVLRMARFRGIDKNEFIDNRQEYGNAFQLLIRAQRFLLDHLPVAGRIVPNLFERIDDPLYPTEALREALANALCHRDYGVPGGAVSIAIFDDRLEISSTGILPFGLTPDDLTRPHRSRPWNPLIAQVFFRRGIIEQWGRGTLKIAELTERAGLVPPEFESRSGEVLVRFRPTRYVPPTRVGHLLTPLQRSVLEVLARSGPSQLQAIMSRLPSGTPERTVQDNLQMLRLLDMVDVIGRGRGARWLLRADNPSMDGDGVPL comes from the coding sequence ATGAACATCGATGATATCAACGGGTTTATCGAACGCGGTGAGTCGACTGACCTCGAGCTCAAGAAGTCGACCGGCCAACGGACCGAAGCGGCGAAAACAGTTTGCGCGATGCTGAACGGTATCGGCGGCTTCGTTGTATTCGGCATCACGCCCGATCGCAACATCATCGGTCAGAGTGTCTCAGAGAAGACGCTGGAAGACCTCTACCACGAGCTCCAGAGAATCGAGCCGCCGGCATTCCCACAGATTGACATAGTCCCGCTTCCGAACGGTCAGAAAGTCATCATCCTGACCGTGGCGGGCGGGGCCGGCAGCGAACTCTACACGTATGATGGACGGCCATACCACCGGCAGGGACCGACAACATCTCGAATGCCGCGTCAACAGTACGACCGCCTCCTGATCGAACGGATGCACGCATCTCACCGTTGGGAGAACCAGCCCGCTACCGGAATCAGCAGCGACGATCTTGACCCGGAAGAGATTCTGAGAACCATTGAAGAAGCCATCCGTCGGGGCCGAATGGAGGATCCGGGGACACGTGACCTCAGCGAAATCCTGATGGGGCTGGGCCTGATCCATGATGGAGAGCTACTGAACGCGGCGGTGGTGTTGTTTGGTCGGTCTGATCGCCTGCTGCCGCTGTACCCGCAGTGTGTCTTGCGGATGGCGCGGTTCCGCGGGATCGATAAGAACGAATTCATTGACAATCGGCAGGAGTATGGCAACGCTTTTCAATTGCTGATCCGCGCGCAGCGGTTCTTGCTCGACCATCTACCAGTCGCCGGCCGGATTGTGCCGAACCTGTTCGAGCGGATAGACGATCCGCTCTATCCAACCGAGGCTCTGCGTGAGGCACTCGCCAACGCGCTTTGTCATCGTGACTATGGAGTTCCTGGCGGCGCGGTTAGCATCGCAATCTTCGATGACCGGCTCGAAATATCCAGCACCGGTATCCTGCCGTTCGGCCTGACCCCTGACGATCTGACGCGGCCGCATCGATCGCGACCATGGAATCCGCTAATAGCCCAGGTCTTCTTTCGGCGCGGCATTATCGAGCAATGGGGGCGAGGGACGTTGAAGATCGCTGAGTTAACTGAGCGAGCCGGTTTGGTTCCACCTGAGTTCGAATCGCGCAGCGGAGAAGTCCTCGTGCGTTTTCGTCCGACGCGGTATGTACCACCGACCCGCGTTGGTCACCTTCTGACCCCCCTCCAGCGTAGTGTGCTAGAGGTCCTTGCCCGTTCGGGGCCATCGCAATTACAGGCAATCATGAGCCGCTTGCCTTCAGGTACGCCCGAGCGGACAGTCCAGGATAACCTGCAGATGCTACGCCTGCTCGATATGGTGGACGTCATCGGCCGTGGCCGTGGCGCTCGGTGGTTGCTCCGCGCGGACAACCCCTCGATGGACGGCGACGGTGTGCCGTTGTAG
- a CDS encoding NAD(P)/FAD-dependent oxidoreductase yields MDARYDIIVIGGRVAGSAAAITLARAGYRVLLVERSAMPSDTLSTHVLWPDGIAALGRLGVLDQALATGAPPARHFRLVRGENEVLTEIVPFDGIDYLLCVRRLELDGILWAAASATPGVDAFDRTAVRHLLRQNGRVHGVMLAGNRPVEAELVIAADGRNSAIARQVGAVEENVVTPGRYWYYAYFRDAVPPGPVALTESDTERDSVMTMPMNAGLQMVILGAYNEDFDAFRHDHRASYLARVNAHPWMVRMLAGAELASPVRGIAGVPGYDRTAWGPGWALIGDAIHMKNPIVARGINEALREAELLATALAGGINDDALAGYAAAVRAHVHGKALNARMLERPDRWMTPGQAATLSAATTTPAGLARYLRVEYDDNYGFAEFFGGCGDTSSPPSP; encoded by the coding sequence ATGGACGCACGCTACGACATCATCGTCATTGGCGGCCGCGTGGCCGGCAGCGCGGCGGCGATCACTTTGGCCCGTGCTGGCTACCGCGTGCTGCTGGTCGAGCGCTCGGCGATGCCCTCCGACACGCTCTCGACCCACGTCCTCTGGCCGGACGGCATCGCCGCGCTGGGCCGCCTCGGCGTGCTCGACCAGGCCCTGGCGACCGGCGCGCCGCCGGCCCGTCACTTCCGACTCGTCCGCGGCGAGAACGAGGTGCTGACCGAGATCGTCCCCTTCGACGGCATCGACTACCTGCTCTGCGTCCGCCGGCTGGAGCTGGACGGCATCCTCTGGGCTGCCGCGTCGGCAACTCCCGGCGTCGATGCGTTCGACCGGACAGCGGTGCGTCACCTGCTCCGCCAGAACGGACGGGTCCATGGCGTCATGCTGGCCGGAAACCGGCCAGTCGAGGCCGAGCTCGTCATCGCCGCCGACGGACGCAACTCCGCCATCGCCCGCCAGGTCGGCGCGGTCGAGGAGAACGTCGTCACGCCGGGCCGCTACTGGTACTACGCCTACTTCCGCGACGCTGTCCCGCCAGGACCGGTCGCGCTGACCGAGTCGGACACCGAGCGCGACTCGGTCATGACGATGCCGATGAACGCCGGCCTGCAGATGGTGATCCTCGGCGCTTACAACGAAGACTTCGACGCCTTCCGCCACGACCATCGCGCAAGCTACCTGGCGCGCGTCAACGCCCACCCGTGGATGGTCAGGATGCTGGCCGGGGCGGAGCTCGCCTCGCCGGTGCGCGGCATCGCTGGCGTGCCGGGGTACGACCGGACGGCCTGGGGGCCAGGCTGGGCGCTGATCGGCGACGCCATCCATATGAAGAACCCGATCGTCGCCCGCGGCATCAACGAGGCGCTACGCGAGGCCGAGCTTCTCGCCACCGCGCTGGCCGGCGGCATCAACGACGACGCGCTGGCCGGCTACGCTGCCGCCGTTCGCGCCCACGTCCACGGCAAGGCGCTCAACGCCCGCATGCTCGAACGCCCCGACCGCTGGATGACACCCGGCCAAGCCGCCACCCTCTCCGCCGCGACCACCACCCCCGCCGGCCTCGCCCGCTACCTGCGCGTCGAGTACGACGACAACTACGGATTCGCGGAGTTCTTCGGCGGCTGTGGAGATACGTCATCTCCGCCATCGCCATGA
- a CDS encoding murein biosynthesis integral membrane protein MurJ, translated as MSGQPPRRQAPGRAGDTMPYPTVPPHWPDETVRFSGRSGDTDPFELAPPLDSDQPSTPIINAAPAESESHGSRGIAFAAAILMIGNILSRVLGLVREQTASYMFGAGDQMAAFIIADNVHTMLFDLVISGMMQAALIPVLSEYVGEHTRHELRRITGALLVLSVTAVGGVVALLMIFAPAAVKVMTALGGGEAARGIATVDLTIELVRWILPAVLLLAISTILMSTLFALQRFTLPSLSLSMRNVAIIFSALTLGRTALGVRSMAIGIVLGALLLVVVQLPGLRDTMPIPNFHINHPAIRRIGLLYLPIFIGLMANTFALIVDRNLAWGAGEYAPAAMRYATTLNQMVLGLVAAAISLASLPALSRHFSAGDDEAYWGTLANGLRMITVLVIPATLGLAVLSWPTVQLMFMHGETSHDAAVQILIALLIYLPGTLFAAFDQALIFAYYARKNTMTPQIVGVVAVGVYFFFALTLVGRFSMAGLVAANSAQFIFHAILMIVLLRRIFPYGTPAARRFDTPRLIRTIRTSTIVALGMAIVAGALAWLLAHRLPEPSGGAGTLLREVVIVVIPAGIGAIIYAAGLLAFDVPEMRAIQHRVMARFGR; from the coding sequence ATGAGCGGCCAGCCGCCGCGCCGCCAGGCGCCGGGTCGCGCCGGCGACACGATGCCCTACCCGACCGTCCCGCCCCACTGGCCCGACGAAACTGTCCGTTTCTCCGGCCGATCGGGCGACACCGATCCGTTCGAGCTCGCGCCGCCTCTCGATTCAGACCAACCGTCCACTCCCATCATCAACGCGGCGCCCGCCGAGAGCGAGTCGCACGGCAGCCGTGGAATCGCTTTCGCGGCAGCCATCCTGATGATCGGCAACATTCTCTCGCGCGTTCTCGGGCTGGTCCGGGAACAGACCGCGTCGTATATGTTCGGCGCTGGCGACCAGATGGCAGCGTTCATCATCGCCGACAACGTTCACACAATGCTGTTCGACCTCGTCATCAGCGGAATGATGCAGGCCGCGCTGATCCCGGTCCTCTCGGAGTACGTTGGCGAGCACACGCGGCACGAGCTGCGGCGGATCACCGGCGCGCTGCTGGTGCTATCGGTCACCGCCGTCGGCGGCGTCGTTGCGTTGCTGATGATCTTCGCCCCGGCGGCTGTGAAGGTGATGACGGCGCTCGGCGGCGGCGAGGCGGCCCGTGGCATCGCGACGGTCGACCTGACGATCGAGCTGGTCCGCTGGATCCTGCCGGCCGTGCTCCTGCTGGCGATCTCAACGATTCTGATGTCGACGCTCTTCGCGCTCCAGCGATTTACGCTGCCGTCGCTGTCGCTCTCGATGCGCAATGTCGCGATCATCTTCAGCGCCTTGACGCTCGGGCGGACGGCGCTGGGGGTGCGCTCGATGGCGATCGGCATCGTCCTCGGCGCGCTGCTGCTGGTCGTTGTCCAGCTCCCCGGCCTGCGCGACACGATGCCGATCCCCAATTTCCACATCAACCACCCGGCAATCCGGCGAATCGGACTGCTCTATCTGCCGATCTTCATCGGATTGATGGCCAACACGTTCGCGCTGATCGTCGATCGCAACCTCGCCTGGGGCGCGGGAGAGTACGCGCCAGCAGCGATGCGCTACGCGACGACGCTCAACCAGATGGTGCTCGGGCTGGTCGCCGCGGCCATCTCGCTCGCCTCACTGCCGGCCCTCTCGCGCCATTTCTCGGCCGGCGACGACGAGGCGTACTGGGGCACGCTGGCGAACGGGCTGCGGATGATCACGGTGTTGGTCATCCCCGCGACACTCGGGCTGGCCGTCCTGTCCTGGCCGACCGTCCAGCTCATGTTCATGCATGGCGAGACGAGCCACGACGCGGCGGTGCAGATCCTGATCGCGCTGCTGATCTATCTGCCCGGCACACTCTTCGCCGCCTTCGACCAGGCGCTGATCTTCGCCTACTACGCCCGCAAGAACACGATGACGCCACAGATCGTCGGCGTCGTGGCAGTCGGCGTCTACTTCTTCTTCGCCCTGACGCTGGTCGGACGCTTCAGCATGGCCGGCCTGGTCGCGGCCAACAGCGCGCAATTCATCTTCCACGCAATCCTGATGATCGTGCTATTGCGGCGCATCTTCCCCTACGGCACGCCCGCCGCCCGCCGCTTCGACACGCCCCGGCTGATCCGGACGATTCGGACCTCGACGATCGTCGCCCTCGGGATGGCCATCGTCGCCGGCGCGCTCGCCTGGCTACTGGCGCACCGGCTGCCCGAGCCGTCCGGCGGAGCGGGGACGCTCCTGCGCGAGGTGGTCATCGTCGTCATCCCGGCCGGGATCGGCGCGATAATCTACGCTGCCGGCCTGCTGGCGTTCGACGTCCCGGAGATGCGAGCTATCCAGCACCGCGTGATGGCGCGTTTCGGGAGATAG
- a CDS encoding adenylyltransferase/cytidyltransferase family protein, which produces MGIVIERDQLATLGETMRHEGKRVVFTNGHFDLLHVGHLRYLQGARRLGDVLIVGVNDDATTTVRKGAGRPILPEGERAELLAGLDCVDYVVIFPEPTAGRCIELLRPDIYVKGGDYGPGGAELPEAPAVAAYGGETVILSLEASRSTSEIVAAIRAGQPVR; this is translated from the coding sequence GTGGGCATAGTCATCGAACGAGATCAACTGGCGACGCTTGGCGAGACGATGCGCCACGAAGGCAAGCGGGTCGTCTTCACCAACGGCCACTTCGACCTGCTCCATGTCGGACATCTGCGCTACCTGCAGGGCGCGCGGCGACTCGGCGACGTCCTGATCGTCGGAGTGAACGACGACGCGACGACGACCGTCCGCAAGGGCGCCGGCCGGCCGATCCTGCCGGAGGGCGAACGCGCCGAGCTGCTGGCCGGCCTCGACTGCGTGGATTATGTCGTGATATTCCCCGAACCCACCGCCGGGCGCTGCATCGAGCTCCTGCGGCCGGACATCTACGTCAAGGGGGGCGACTACGGCCCGGGCGGGGCCGAGCTGCCGGAGGCGCCTGCCGTCGCGGCGTATGGCGGCGAGACGGTGATCCTGTCGCTGGAGGCGAGCCGTTCGACGAGCGAGATCGTCGCAGCCATCCGCGCCGGGCAGCCCGTCCGATGA
- a CDS encoding MFS transporter — protein sequence MTMAEQARPSPWLRLLHEPEPLAGLARRDFYPWLVVATVCVGAFMGQLDASIVSLVLPTLEDTFHSHVNHVQWVAIVYLLVLTGLVVPMGRVADHLGRKALYTIGFVVFAAASALCGIVPSLGLLIAARAAQGVGAALLQANSVAIITSATPREKLGRAIGIQGVAQALGLAIGPTVGGILIAWVDWRWIFLINLPIGLLGAALGVIILPASGHASRIEGFNRLGALLLPLSITALLLALTFLHIAWLLLPMSALLLFGFVWSERRADHPLIGATLLRTPGMAAGLSAGLLSYTVLFGALFAVPILLERAFSENPDRAGLILTTVPAALALVALIGGLLTDRLGPKLPTVVGMAIAAAGLVVVWWAAGGALGWLVGGLVLLGLGSGLFVPANNASIMAAAPQTHLGVTGGTLNMMRGLGTSFGVALVGLVLALRLGAVPSHLAPAPDLVAAIRLIVAGLVAAALAAGALSLGRRASRTRTRVEAGDIL from the coding sequence ATGACGATGGCCGAGCAGGCGCGGCCCTCCCCATGGCTCCGGCTACTGCACGAACCCGAACCGCTGGCCGGCCTGGCACGGCGTGACTTCTACCCCTGGCTCGTCGTCGCGACTGTCTGCGTTGGCGCATTCATGGGCCAGCTCGACGCCAGCATTGTCAGTCTCGTCCTGCCGACCCTGGAGGACACGTTCCACAGCCACGTCAACCATGTTCAGTGGGTAGCGATCGTCTACCTGCTCGTGCTGACGGGCCTGGTTGTGCCGATGGGTCGAGTAGCCGACCACCTCGGCCGCAAGGCGCTCTACACAATCGGCTTCGTCGTTTTCGCCGCCGCCTCGGCGCTCTGCGGGATCGTGCCGAGCCTCGGCCTGCTGATCGCCGCCCGGGCTGCGCAGGGAGTCGGCGCGGCGCTTCTGCAGGCCAACAGTGTTGCGATCATCACCAGCGCCACCCCGCGGGAGAAGCTTGGCCGGGCGATCGGTATTCAAGGAGTCGCTCAGGCGCTCGGCCTGGCGATCGGGCCGACCGTCGGCGGCATCCTGATCGCCTGGGTAGACTGGCGCTGGATCTTCCTGATCAACCTGCCGATCGGTCTGCTCGGCGCGGCGCTCGGCGTGATCATCCTGCCGGCCAGCGGTCACGCCTCCCGGATCGAGGGTTTCAACCGGCTCGGCGCACTGCTATTGCCGCTTTCGATCACCGCGCTGCTGCTGGCGCTGACATTCCTGCACATCGCCTGGCTGCTGTTGCCGATGTCGGCACTGCTCCTGTTCGGCTTTGTCTGGAGTGAGCGCCGCGCCGACCACCCGCTGATCGGCGCGACACTGCTCCGCACGCCCGGGATGGCGGCTGGGCTGAGCGCCGGGCTTCTCTCCTACACGGTGCTGTTCGGCGCATTATTCGCGGTGCCGATCCTCCTCGAGCGCGCCTTTTCCGAGAACCCCGACCGGGCCGGCCTGATCCTGACGACGGTCCCGGCAGCGCTGGCGCTCGTCGCGCTGATCGGCGGATTGCTGACCGACCGGCTCGGGCCGAAGCTGCCAACCGTGGTGGGGATGGCGATCGCAGCAGCTGGCCTGGTCGTCGTCTGGTGGGCGGCCGGCGGCGCGCTTGGATGGCTAGTCGGCGGGCTCGTGCTGCTCGGGCTCGGCTCGGGGCTGTTCGTTCCGGCCAACAACGCCAGCATCATGGCCGCCGCCCCCCAGACTCATCTCGGCGTCACCGGCGGCACACTGAACATGATGCGCGGGCTTGGCACGAGCTTCGGCGTCGCGCTCGTCGGCCTGGTGCTGGCATTGCGGCTTGGCGCGGTTCCGAGCCACCTGGCCCCGGCGCCGGACCTGGTCGCGGCGATCCGCCTGATCGTGGCCGGCCTCGTTGCCGCCGCGCTGGCAGCCGGCGCCCTGTCGCTTGGCCGACGCGCGTCCCGCACGCGCACGCGAGTCGAGGCCGGCGACATCCTCTAG